One window from the genome of Terrimicrobium sacchariphilum encodes:
- the panC gene encoding pantoate--beta-alanine ligase yields the protein MKIAKTVAVARRSLRATRNAPVVLVPTMGALHHGHAALIRKARQLAGRKGTVVVSIFVNPIQFGPKEDFASYPRPFARDVKVCRESGADLVFAPAPEEMYVEDRSIIVDEGSLSAHLCGASRPGHFRGVCTVVAKLFLIVQPDIAIFGEKDYQQLAILRRMVRDLNFPIEIVGHPTIREADGLATSSRNAYLTPDERAVAPGIQAALQEAAQRKTPVAILNTGLKLISRIPGARVDYLKLVDAETLQDAKSLSRPARLAAAVFLGKARLIDNIAVLPRP from the coding sequence GTGAAAATCGCCAAGACTGTAGCCGTGGCCCGTCGCTCCCTGCGAGCGACGCGTAACGCTCCGGTCGTCCTCGTGCCCACCATGGGCGCTCTCCATCACGGTCACGCCGCTCTCATTCGCAAGGCTCGCCAGCTTGCGGGCCGCAAGGGCACGGTCGTCGTCTCGATTTTCGTCAATCCGATCCAGTTCGGCCCCAAGGAGGACTTCGCCTCCTATCCGCGTCCCTTTGCTCGTGACGTGAAGGTCTGCCGGGAAAGCGGGGCGGATCTCGTTTTCGCTCCCGCCCCGGAGGAAATGTACGTCGAGGATCGCTCCATCATCGTCGACGAAGGCAGCCTGTCCGCCCACCTCTGCGGCGCATCGCGCCCGGGGCACTTCCGTGGTGTCTGCACGGTCGTGGCGAAGCTCTTCCTCATCGTTCAGCCCGACATCGCGATCTTTGGCGAAAAGGACTACCAGCAACTCGCCATCCTCCGGCGCATGGTGCGTGATCTGAATTTTCCTATCGAGATCGTAGGCCATCCCACTATACGGGAGGCCGATGGCCTGGCTACGAGCTCGCGCAATGCCTACCTCACGCCGGACGAGCGCGCCGTAGCGCCCGGCATTCAAGCTGCACTCCAGGAGGCGGCGCAGCGCAAGACGCCCGTAGCCATCCTCAACACGGGGCTGAAGCTCATTTCCCGTATCCCGGGCGCCCGCGTCGACTATCTCAAGCTCGTCGACGCCGAGACGTTGCAGGATGCAAAATCCCTCAGCCGACCAGCCCGTCTCGCAGCGGCTGTCTTCCTCGGCAAGGCCCGTCTCATCGACAATATCGCGGTGCTTCCGCGTCCATGA
- the nadB gene encoding L-aspartate oxidase: MKEFDYIVIGSGIAGISFALKAAQKGTVALITKRELFDSNTAWAQGGVACVISNEDSFDLHIQDTLVAGAGLCDEDAVRVVVTEGPARIKELIDLGMHFDERELENGERELDLGREGGHSKRRVLHFQDSTGWQIENTLVARIHDHPNITVFEHHMAVDFITTGKLGYAMQNACVGVYVLDEKTGQVHTFRSDVTVLATGGCGKVYLYTTNPDVATGDGVAMAWRAGAMIANMEFVQFHPTCLYHPEAKSFLISEAVRGEGAILRDEKGRRFMERHHARKELAPRDIVARAIDAEMKRTGSKCVYLDITHKPADFIQHRFPKIYETCLKFGIDITKQPIPVVPAAHYQCGGVKTDLYGETSVRGLYAIGEVACTGLHGANRLASNSLLEGLVLAHRAYEKTKRPRPKRVDFNLPEWRPGQVQDVDEMVVVYHNWDEIRRLMWDYVGIVRTTKRLQRAAARLRNLHAEIQEFYWNFTITEEVLELRNLVDVASLIVDCAMKRRESRGLHYTLDYLDPDEKRFQKETTIRRI, from the coding sequence ATGAAGGAATTCGACTATATCGTCATCGGCAGCGGCATCGCGGGCATATCTTTTGCCCTCAAGGCCGCGCAGAAGGGAACCGTCGCGCTGATCACCAAGCGCGAACTGTTTGATTCCAATACTGCCTGGGCGCAGGGCGGGGTGGCCTGTGTCATCAGCAACGAGGATTCCTTTGATCTCCATATCCAGGACACGCTCGTGGCCGGAGCTGGTCTGTGCGACGAGGATGCCGTGCGCGTCGTCGTGACGGAAGGTCCCGCTCGCATCAAGGAACTCATCGATCTCGGCATGCATTTTGATGAGCGTGAGCTGGAGAACGGCGAGCGCGAACTCGACCTCGGACGCGAGGGTGGCCACTCCAAGCGCCGCGTGCTCCATTTCCAGGATTCCACCGGCTGGCAGATCGAGAACACGCTCGTCGCCCGCATCCACGATCATCCGAATATCACCGTCTTCGAGCACCACATGGCGGTGGATTTCATCACCACCGGCAAGCTCGGCTACGCCATGCAGAATGCCTGCGTGGGCGTCTATGTCCTCGATGAAAAGACCGGGCAGGTGCATACATTCCGTAGCGACGTGACGGTGCTCGCCACCGGAGGATGCGGAAAGGTCTACCTCTACACGACGAATCCTGATGTCGCCACTGGCGACGGCGTGGCCATGGCCTGGCGCGCGGGCGCGATGATCGCGAACATGGAGTTCGTCCAGTTTCACCCCACCTGCCTGTATCATCCTGAGGCGAAGTCCTTCCTGATTTCCGAGGCCGTGCGTGGCGAGGGCGCGATCCTGCGCGATGAAAAGGGCCGCCGGTTCATGGAGCGCCACCATGCCCGCAAGGAGCTCGCTCCCCGCGACATCGTGGCTCGCGCCATCGACGCCGAGATGAAGCGCACGGGCAGCAAATGCGTATACCTCGATATCACGCACAAGCCCGCGGATTTCATCCAGCACCGTTTCCCCAAGATTTACGAGACCTGCCTGAAGTTCGGCATCGACATTACCAAACAGCCGATCCCGGTCGTCCCGGCGGCGCATTACCAATGCGGCGGAGTGAAGACGGACCTCTACGGCGAGACCTCCGTGCGCGGACTTTATGCCATTGGGGAGGTTGCCTGCACTGGACTCCATGGAGCCAATCGCCTCGCAAGCAATTCGCTCCTCGAGGGACTCGTTCTCGCTCATCGCGCCTACGAAAAGACCAAACGGCCCCGCCCGAAGCGCGTCGATTTCAATCTCCCTGAGTGGCGGCCCGGCCAGGTGCAGGATGTCGACGAGATGGTCGTCGTCTATCACAATTGGGATGAGATTCGCCGCCTCATGTGGGATTACGTCGGCATCGTGCGCACGACGAAGCGCCTTCAGCGAGCTGCCGCCCGCCTGCGCAATCTCCACGCGGAAATTCAGGAGTTTTACTGGAACTTCACCATCACCGAGGAGGTATTGGAGCTCCGCAACCTCGTCGATGTGGCCTCGCTCATCGTGGATTGTGCGATGAAGCGCCGCGAGAGCCGCGGTCTCCATTACACTCTCGACTACCTCGATCCCGACGAAAAGCGTTTCCAGAAGGAGACGACGATTCGGCGTATTTGA
- the aroE gene encoding shikimate dehydrogenase, translated as MTQDIYTLSDLQSGALQKLEPPARLSVFGDPVAHSKSPGFHNAALKACGIAAQYVKIHVTPDQAAEAFRALPAAGFLGTNVTIPHKAIALATVDEADEYARQSGAVNTVVVDGGKLLGFNTDGPGLVRALREEFFVDLRDLRVLLLGAGGGAGRAIAVQCAREGCERLVLANRTVEKARELATELSPYFRSDRLIGPAERIQAISLDESALRSQIEQVDLVINATSVGMKRSDPPVIPAHLLTANLLVYDTVYAAGRSRLLEDAQAAGARTANGMSMLLHQGALSFEIWFNRPAPIEAMRAALLSP; from the coding sequence GTGACGCAAGACATTTACACCCTTTCCGATCTCCAGTCCGGCGCATTGCAAAAGCTGGAACCGCCAGCGCGCCTGTCCGTCTTTGGCGATCCCGTCGCTCACTCGAAGTCACCCGGCTTTCACAATGCAGCCCTCAAGGCCTGCGGCATCGCCGCGCAATATGTGAAGATCCATGTCACGCCCGACCAGGCAGCCGAGGCCTTCCGCGCCCTTCCGGCTGCCGGATTCCTCGGAACCAATGTCACCATTCCGCACAAGGCCATCGCGCTCGCCACAGTGGACGAGGCGGATGAGTACGCCCGCCAGTCGGGCGCGGTCAATACGGTAGTCGTCGATGGTGGAAAGCTGCTGGGTTTCAACACCGACGGCCCGGGTCTGGTGCGTGCGCTGCGCGAGGAGTTTTTTGTCGACCTGCGCGACCTGCGCGTGCTCCTGCTCGGAGCGGGCGGGGGAGCGGGCCGTGCCATCGCGGTGCAATGCGCTCGCGAGGGCTGCGAGCGTCTTGTGCTCGCCAACCGCACGGTCGAAAAAGCGCGCGAACTCGCCACGGAGCTTTCCCCGTATTTTCGCTCGGACCGACTCATCGGCCCCGCCGAGCGCATCCAGGCCATTTCTTTGGACGAGTCCGCGCTGCGTTCGCAAATCGAACAGGTCGATCTCGTGATCAACGCCACCTCCGTCGGCATGAAGCGCAGCGACCCGCCGGTCATTCCTGCGCACCTGCTCACGGCCAACCTGCTTGTTTACGATACTGTCTACGCCGCAGGCCGCAGCCGTCTGCTTGAGGATGCGCAGGCCGCCGGAGCCCGCACGGCCAATGGCATGTCGATGCTCCTGCATCAAGGTGCACTATCGTTCGAGATCTGGTTCAATCGTCCCGCACCGATCGAGGCGATGCGCGCCGCGCTGCTTTCCCCGTAG
- a CDS encoding bifunctional riboflavin kinase/FAD synthetase gives MRLLHSVDELSGVPGPHCIAIGAFDGIHLGHQALIGQMLSRARTLRATPVVLTFDPHPSRILRPDHAPRLLTSTPHKLRLIESLGCPNILLIPFNSAFAAQDPEVFVDDLARHGLALVCVGRDWAFGRNRSGNVALLRQLGAKLGFETVEIPPVSVGTEMVSSTRIRRAVEEGDFDTAKLLLGRDYTILGTVEHGANLGERIGFPTANLSAHNEQFPPNGVYAVRILRQGRWLDGVANIGVRPTVDQAGQRKLEVHIFDFTEDCYGEDVEVRFEHFLRPEKKFDSLDELVAQIRSDSARARELLACHP, from the coding sequence ATGCGCCTCCTGCATTCCGTCGACGAACTGAGCGGAGTGCCGGGGCCGCATTGCATCGCGATCGGCGCGTTTGACGGCATCCATCTCGGCCATCAGGCCCTGATCGGACAGATGCTCAGCCGCGCACGAACGTTGCGCGCGACTCCGGTGGTATTGACTTTCGACCCCCACCCGAGCCGCATTCTGCGCCCGGACCACGCCCCTCGCCTGCTCACCTCGACGCCGCACAAGCTGCGCCTCATCGAGTCGCTGGGCTGCCCGAATATCCTGCTCATCCCCTTCAACTCCGCCTTCGCTGCGCAGGACCCGGAGGTTTTCGTGGATGACCTTGCCCGTCATGGACTCGCGCTCGTCTGCGTGGGGCGCGACTGGGCTTTTGGCCGCAACCGCTCGGGCAATGTCGCTCTGTTGCGTCAGCTGGGTGCGAAACTCGGGTTTGAGACAGTGGAAATCCCGCCAGTCTCCGTCGGTACGGAAATGGTGAGCAGCACGCGCATCCGCCGCGCCGTGGAGGAGGGGGACTTCGATACGGCCAAGCTCCTGCTCGGACGTGACTATACCATCCTTGGCACGGTCGAGCACGGGGCAAACCTCGGAGAGCGCATCGGCTTTCCCACCGCCAATCTCTCGGCTCACAACGAGCAGTTCCCGCCCAATGGCGTCTATGCCGTGCGCATCCTGCGGCAGGGCCGGTGGCTCGACGGCGTGGCCAATATCGGCGTGCGCCCCACGGTGGATCAGGCAGGCCAGCGCAAGCTGGAGGTGCACATCTTTGACTTCACGGAGGACTGCTACGGCGAGGACGTGGAGGTGCGCTTCGAGCACTTCCTGCGACCGGAGAAGAAATTCGATTCCCTGGACGAACTCGTGGCGCAAATCCGAAGCGATTCTGCCCGGGCTCGCGAGTTGCTTGCCTGCCATCCGTAG